A section of the Meles meles chromosome 8, mMelMel3.1 paternal haplotype, whole genome shotgun sequence genome encodes:
- the ASCL2 gene encoding achaete-scute homolog 2, translating to MDSGALPGPAPSAPGVSGGCVPRRRPTSPELLRCSRRRRPGATETGGGAAAVARRNERERNRVKLVNLGFQALRQHVPHGGASKKLSKVETLRSAVEYIRALQRLLAEHDGVCAALAEGLLAPAARPPASCGPPGTPAAALGSPSCASSSPGGGGSSEPGSPRSAYSSDDSGCEGALSPVARELLDFSSWLGGY from the coding sequence ATGGATAGTGGCGCGCTGCCCGGGCCCGCGCCCTCCGCGCCTGGCGTCTCGGGCGGCTGCGTCCCTCGGCGGCGACCCACATCCCCAGAGCTGCTGCGCTGCAGCCGTCGGCGACGGCCGGGCGCGACGGAGACCGGGGGTGGCGCGGCGGCCGTGGCGCGGCGCAATGAACGCGAGCGCAACCGCGTGAAGCTGGTGAACTTGGGGTTCCAGGCGCTGCGGCAGCACGTGCCGCACGGCGGCGCCAGCAAGAAGCTGAGTAAGGTGGAGACGCTGCGCTCGGCCGTGGAGTACATACGCGCGCTGCAGCGCCTGCTGGCCGAGCACGATGGTGTGTGTGCCGCGTTGGCAGAGGGGCTGCTGGCGCCAGCCGCGCGCCCCCCTGCGTCCTGCGGGCCCCCCGGGACCCCTGCCGCCGCCCTAGGCTCGCCTTCTTGCGCTTCGTCGTCCCCGGGCGGCGGGGGCAGCTCAGAACCCGGCTCGCCGCGCTCCGCCTACTCCTCGGACGACAGCGGCTGCGAGGGCGCGCTCAGCCCGGTGGCGCGGGAGCTGCTCGACTTCTCCAGCTGGTTAGGGGGCTACTGA